The sequence ATTTGGTCATTAAAAGTCAAGACCAGATTTATCTATTGGGGGTCAAAGGCAAAAATAAACCCCTGTTCTTTTGAGCCTATTTAATCCCTGGGCTCTGTCTACAAGGCACATATTATTCCTATGTGAACACATATTAGTGATTGGCCCAAGTTGAAGCCTCTATGCAGAAATGAAATAATGTACAATAAGGCATTATTGAGTTAACTCAAAACCCAGAGAAGAcctaataagaaaataaaaacaccaaaggcTAATTAATTAAAAGGGGActttggtggggttttttttgcacccaCCATAGCAGAGGGTTGGAGGTATTCACTTAGTTACAAACTGTCACCAATAAACCAAggtgtttgtttttcctttaaaGGTATTGCCACATTTTGATGGAAGGAGGTCTGTTACCTTCTACTGTCGTTCCATGATACAAATGAAAACTCTGTCAGTATCATCTCAACAGTTTGGCATGACTTGGGTTTTTTCAAGAccagataagacaagataaaataagataagataagataagataagacttacgaaggggggctgaaaagttcatagcctgactaagaaggagttggtgctcagcaatgaaacttggcacacattaaattcaacctctcctggtactaactgcatggtttccttccagataaacccacactggataaataaattaggactttgaaaagtagtaccagagacatttggtgaaccaccATGGtattatcaaatgtctgcagaaaaaggggttagcccccaaggacattcatgctgacatggttgctttcgggcaggggtgtcaaactcagatcctcgagggccggtatcctgcaggctttagatgtttccctcttccaacacacctgattcaaatgattagcctatcatccagctctgcagaagcctgagaacgaccgtcaggtgtgctggaagagggacacatctaaaacatgcaggatactggccctcgaggatctgagtttgacacccctgctataggggatgatgctccaactttatcaactgtgcaaaactgggaagaggaattcaagaggagtagggagaacgagggaggagtgaaaagcaagcattttcttgaaatgtctctggtactacttttcaaagtcctaaattatttatcctgtgtgggtttatctggaaggaaacaatgcagttagtatcaggaaaggttgaatttaatgtatgccatgTTTCATTGCTGTGCACCAACTCCTTCTTaatcaggctatgaacttttcagccccccctcgtatatTCACTGTGTGAGTAAGGCCCATCAGATACAATCAGACAGTGGGGTTTCTATGGTAGTTCTGTGGTGGTTCTACAGTGGTTCTGTGATGGTTCTGTGGTACCTGGAAGGTCTGGAAGCTCATGGCGGTGCCGTATCGACAGTACATGACATAATGTTCACAGTTGTACCACAGTAGACTGTAGGTCACGTCTCCACACAGACGTTCTGCTCGCTGGGCTACCTCCTCCGCCTGCAGCGGAGGACGACTGCACACCTGGGACAGCCGGGGATAcatggagacacacacacacacacacacacacacacacacacacacacacacacatacacacagacacacacacacacacacacacacacacagacacacacagacacacacacacacacacacacatacacagagacacagacatagacacacaaagacacacacagacacacacacagacacacacagacagacacacacagacatagacacacatagacacacaaagacacacacagacagacacacacacagacacacactcacacacacacacacacacatacacacacacacacaaagacacagacatagacacacacacacagacacacacagacacacacagacacacacacacacagacacacacagacacacacacagacacacacacagacacacacagacacatacagacacacacacacacacacacacacacacacacacacacacacacacacagacagggcAGAGACCCCAGGAACAACCCCCAGAGACAACATGAAAACACCTTGAAGACAAAGACCACATGTGCACCCTGTCCTATCATGTCTCCACCTACGGGCTCTAAAAATAATCAGGACAGATTTTACCCAATAAAAAGAAAAGATTCAGCTGACAGATCTGTCACTGAATTATGAAGCTATTCCAAACACACTCTTTTCCTGTcagtgccatggataccatcCTGTAGACACCTTGGTAGGGTGTCACAatggttaatgttatttttaccgCCAACACCCTGTTTTATACTTGACATTACAATTACTTAACAATATGTCCAATTGAAAGATGGAGTGTTTTCCTCTGTAACATTattcatatgcaaaaaaaaaacaaaacgttgtCTTTGAAAACGtgcaaatattattgtttttgagtGTGTTCTTACCTTGTCCATGGAGTTAATGAGGATCCGTGATCCATAAGCGAAGTCGTCCACCGAATCCACCCTCACACTGCCACACTGAGGACAACACACAGGACTTAACTCTGGGTTagggcagggttagggttagggtttaagataaggttagggtcagggtagggttctggttagggttaggagatAGGATAGGGTtttggttaggggttagggtagggttttggtttgggttaggggttaaggtagGGTTAGTTCTAACTTGTATGAGCTGGAATGATTTTCAACAGTCGCTAATCTTATACATGAAGTCTTCACATTCAAAAGGTTCTCACTTTCTTTAGTTTTAATAAAACCCTTTGTGGTTGTTATATTCTCATGTGATCTCATGATATTTTTTTCCCTTACTGACGACTGGAGTAAACCTCAAAAATACTATACCTGCTGTCTACCTGCTCTCTGACACATGGATTTAGGgttaatagtgtatttattattattattatcaaacagGGTATTTGAACATTCTAAACACAGACACAGTATACATAACCCATACTGtaaaggtttacacatatataacagcatataataataataataataataataataataaactttatttgtatagcacctttcatacagaaattgtagcccaaagtgcttcacactgattgaaaaaatacaatattaaaatacattaagatttgattatacatcaagaaataaaatgaatagCGTATAGGCCTAAGAACATGACTGACTACATTTTAGAAACtcattttctccatgtttttgtaGAGGAGCCTTGAcgtcacccactggtttctgaaccGATATTTTGGAGCCAGTAGTCTCCAATATTAATGGACCGTAAAGAGGCAGAAGGGTGGGGCTAATGCTAAGGGCTAATTTATCGACTCGTATAACAGAAGAAGATGGACCAGATCACTCATCACAGGCCAAAAATACTGAGAATGgaataactccagaaaaacaaCAGTGGCTCGGTATTTTAATTGAGCGGACTCGGTCTACTGGAGCCTGGTGGTGTTTGGGTGTTACAGCTTTAACATCAATAAAGCATTTGTGCTGAATTAAAGTGTGATCAGTGGAAATCAGCAGTAGATGTTCACACCTCAGCCTTCAGTGGTGTTCTACATAATGTAATACCTTTTATAagtggggcgccgataagggggggttaaacataacaaattcatggggcccatttttgggggcccagtggatatagaggttgtgaaaatttcgtgtaagagccgctgtataagagaggtgtagaagttgggAGGCGAATGttaaaagcatgttaagtttcattttcactgtatcTTAAATGACGTTGTTTATGGTTTATGGACCCCTATCTGtatctgttctcttgtaaattcatgggttttgttgttttagttccatatcagccaacacagtggacacttatgcaccatcccataatacactgacatccataccattactgtaactttcctgttcttaataaacctgatctgcagtaacatgtttgagtgtaaatcaattgctaattgttattagactgtaatttattttatttttttttaacaaaaaggttgtttttttgcatgaagtgaataataacactggtcaacaacaaatttattgtttcagttttttgagctgattcaggataattttggtgtgctgaatccaaaaatcacattaattttgctcaatcaggtcaactttctgaactatgctacatattggctttttgacatttttgcttacatttatgggcattttcacatcatatgatacaaaattctttcatatttcttgcaataaacaagttctgaagattttacttctgccaatttatgattaatgttttttttaatattacaggtgaatgaaatggcttcgactagaagatcttgcaaaaataagcctgacatattctgctacatctgcggtgaatacaccattgtacctaacaggaatcctgttagaaaatgatttttttttctcttaaaacctattttgggtgagaactatataaaaaatcaattgataaagtcacaaaaatgtaatcaattttgtaagaagatcaaatttttcaaaatcaaattagcaaaaaaacctgacctgattgagaaaaacagatgtcatttttggatttagcggtgcaaaatggtcctaattcagttgaaaaaacctagagaacttgcaaaaaacatttttttgtaacccagtgtaattagtgttagattattttaaaatgtgagaaaacatctgactagctgcattaaaaatatttttattgcatagttttccatatcattttctgatattaggttttagacacatgtttctttgcttcaaaaatgaaatacatggtgtcaggctgagtggacatttttgtaactccgtaaaaaaactcaattgcattgtttttttcgtgcctacagaagaataaaaacactcaggaaaaatatcttgactaaggttctcataattcatccatgaaaaggttaaaggctGTTAttaaatctgattggttaaaacaACAGGTTCAGCTCCAGATGTGTTGATTCTGAAGGCAGATTTCTTTTCTTCTGAAATATCATTGGACAAACACTCATACATAAGCAGAAAAATGTGATttgtaaatattctaaatgtgattGAACTGGTCAGGTTACCTTTGCCAGTACACCCAGTATGAGGCGACCGTTGGTGACCATCTTCCCGATTCGAGACCGATCCTTGGAAACCAGAGGCAGGATGTCTGGGATGAAGTGAGCCACTCTGGAGACGAGACAAAGGAAAGGACAGAAGATGCTCTGAAGGTAAAGTCATGCCTCATCAGTGTTTGGACGGTCGAGCGGACCCACCTGCCTCCACCCAGGTAGATCCCAAAGTGTATGAACAAGGTCCGGGGGACTTCCAAAAGATCCCCCCTCTTCAACACCACTTTGGAttcacttggttttatgttcttcttcttcttcttctttctccgtGTTTTGGTCTTTTGGACCATTTCCTGTCGTGGTGATGAAAAGCAGGGTGAGCAGCTGTAGAGGGAACATGGTGTGAGTGGAAGGAACAACAGCAGTGCCACCTTATAGCTGGTTTTATTCTCAAAGCAGGGTTAAGGGGGGAGGGGTCGGGACGGGGATCTGAAAAGCCTACCAGGGCCGGTCACGGTCAGATGAGGTATTATGGTCCTTGGCAGACTGGTCGTCACAATAAAtctac comes from Sphaeramia orbicularis chromosome 18, fSphaOr1.1, whole genome shotgun sequence and encodes:
- the LOC115438462 gene encoding LOW QUALITY PROTEIN: lecithin retinol acyltransferase (The sequence of the model RefSeq protein was modified relative to this genomic sequence to represent the inferred CDS: deleted 1 base in 1 codon) yields the protein MFPLQLLTLLFITTTGNGPKDQNTEKEEEEEEHKTSESKVVLKRGDLLEVPRTLFIHFGIYLGGGRVAHFIPDILPLVSKDRSRIGKMVTNGRLILGVLAKCGSVRVDSVDDFAYGSRILINSMDKVCSRPPLQAEEVAQRAERLCGDVTYSLLWYNCEHYVMYCRYGTAMSFQTFQFCKTMRKLVLSRFVAKVTALLGACLLFYLRTVNTWSILLAVLLPFIIWMAS